The Faecalibacterium prausnitzii genome includes a window with the following:
- a CDS encoding orotate phosphoribosyltransferase: MINMVKLPTNKSSLFLRVAKGHFATSHSHINYYIDVTTQKSRLSEAKAVAKELVAAYQHSTIVDTVLCLDGTQVIGTCLANELTKDGFANMNAHQTIYVITPEYTTGSQIILRDNLAPMVKGKHVLILAASITTGYTAQAAIEAVNYYGGMVAGLSAIFATATDCLGIPVTSIFDPSNLPDYASFDSRDCPLCKAGQRIDALVNSFGYSAL; the protein is encoded by the coding sequence ATGATCAACATGGTAAAGCTACCCACCAATAAGAGCAGTCTGTTCCTGCGCGTGGCAAAGGGGCATTTTGCCACCAGCCACAGCCATATCAACTATTACATCGACGTGACCACCCAGAAATCCCGTCTGTCCGAGGCCAAGGCCGTGGCAAAGGAGCTGGTGGCTGCCTATCAGCATAGCACCATCGTGGATACCGTCCTCTGCCTGGACGGCACCCAGGTCATCGGCACCTGCCTGGCCAACGAGCTCACGAAAGATGGCTTCGCCAACATGAACGCCCACCAGACCATCTATGTCATCACGCCGGAGTACACCACCGGCAGCCAGATCATCCTGCGCGACAATCTGGCCCCCATGGTCAAGGGCAAGCATGTGCTCATCCTGGCGGCTTCCATCACCACCGGCTACACCGCACAGGCTGCCATCGAGGCTGTCAACTACTACGGCGGCATGGTCGCGGGCCTGTCGGCCATCTTCGCCACCGCCACCGACTGCCTGGGCATCCCGGTCACGTCCATCTTCGACCCGTCCAACCTGCCCGACTACGCCAGCTTCGATTCCCGCGACTGCCCCCTGTGCAAGGCCGGCCAGCGCATCGACGCCCTCGTCAACAGCTTCGGTTATTCCGCCCTGTAA
- a CDS encoding histidine phosphatase family protein, with amino-acid sequence MKTFKLHLIRHGITAGNLQGLYIGSGTDIPLCDEGRAQLADLKERFEYPQVDTVFSSPLMRAVETANILFPNAAHQFSVHDLREAGFGVFENLPVKELVKNEDFKKWITPGSGFVPEGAEPTEAFHARCSETLLKLFEYMIRMDVTEAACVTHGGVIMSMLSQRALPSRHPEQWMADPGCGYTVQTDVQLWMRDRLVEAIDIVPFGYADTLRGQAESEENEAYE; translated from the coding sequence ATGAAAACATTCAAACTGCATCTGATCCGCCACGGTATCACGGCGGGCAACCTCCAGGGGCTGTACATCGGCAGCGGAACGGACATCCCCCTGTGCGACGAAGGCCGCGCCCAGCTGGCCGACCTGAAGGAGCGGTTCGAGTACCCCCAGGTGGACACCGTGTTCTCCTCGCCGCTGATGCGCGCCGTGGAGACGGCGAACATCCTCTTCCCCAACGCGGCCCATCAGTTCTCGGTCCACGACCTGCGGGAGGCGGGCTTCGGCGTCTTTGAGAACCTCCCCGTGAAGGAGCTGGTCAAGAACGAAGACTTCAAGAAGTGGATCACCCCCGGCTCCGGCTTTGTACCCGAAGGCGCGGAGCCGACCGAAGCGTTCCATGCCCGCTGCTCGGAGACCCTGCTCAAGCTGTTTGAGTATATGATCCGGATGGATGTTACCGAGGCGGCCTGCGTGACCCACGGCGGCGTCATCATGAGCATGCTCAGCCAGCGGGCCCTGCCCTCCCGCCACCCGGAACAGTGGATGGCAGACCCCGGCTGCGGCTACACTGTCCAGACGGACGTTCAGCTCTGGATGCGGGACCGTCTGGTGGAGGCCATCGATATTGTGCCCTTCGGCTACGCCGATACCCTGCGCGGCCAGGCGGAGTCCGAGGAAAACGAGGCATACGAGTAA
- the hisIE gene encoding bifunctional phosphoribosyl-AMP cyclohydrolase/phosphoribosyl-ATP diphosphatase HisIE — protein sequence MELKFDEKGLIPAIVQDHYTKEVLTLAYMNAETLALTIAEGRTVFWSRSRQEIWRKGDTSGNVQHVVSITADCDNDALVVEVVKDGPACHTGAESCFFHEVYLSPELKQFSWQGLYALIKGRKTDPQEGSYTTYLFEKGKEKILKKVGEECTEVIIAGEKEDRAETIYEISDLAYHVLVLMVQAGITVEDITRELEKRHVIDHKVKQERMQ from the coding sequence ATGGAATTGAAATTTGATGAAAAGGGCCTCATTCCTGCCATCGTGCAGGACCACTACACCAAAGAGGTGCTCACCCTTGCCTACATGAACGCCGAGACGTTGGCACTGACCATCGCCGAGGGGCGGACCGTGTTCTGGAGCCGCAGCCGCCAGGAGATCTGGCGCAAGGGCGACACCAGCGGCAATGTCCAGCATGTGGTGTCCATCACCGCCGACTGTGACAACGACGCGCTGGTGGTGGAGGTGGTCAAGGACGGCCCCGCCTGCCACACCGGTGCCGAGAGCTGCTTCTTCCACGAAGTGTATCTCTCGCCGGAACTCAAGCAGTTCAGCTGGCAGGGGCTTTATGCGCTCATCAAAGGCCGCAAGACCGACCCCCAGGAGGGCAGCTACACCACCTACCTGTTCGAAAAGGGCAAGGAGAAGATCCTGAAAAAAGTGGGCGAAGAGTGCACCGAGGTCATCATTGCGGGCGAAAAGGAAGACCGCGCCGAGACCATCTACGAGATCAGCGACCTGGCATACCATGTGCTGGTGCTGATGGTCCAGGCAGGCATCACGGTGGAGGACATCACCCGTGAGCTTGAAAAACGACATGTCATCGACCACAAGGTCAAACAGGAAAGGATGCAGTGA
- a CDS encoding twin-arginine translocation signal domain-containing protein has product MSFAFSRRSFLKYTAVAAVAVAGASLFTGCKVDTSDSYNALRTTPGELTVLQVTAAMGKYVEASKSYTAPDVTGTTIAFPFKITNGRANPIYVNPNNFKATVLNDKDEFITKYTASNGLTLDAPLCDTNLKKGASVSGNINLKLGAALEPGQSIVLTYCPDLQYNEYSLNWKTTRPKG; this is encoded by the coding sequence ATGTCTTTCGCATTTTCCCGCCGCTCGTTCCTGAAATACACTGCCGTCGCCGCTGTCGCCGTTGCCGGTGCCAGCCTGTTCACCGGCTGCAAAGTCGATACCAGCGACTCCTACAACGCGCTCCGCACGACGCCCGGTGAGCTCACGGTCCTGCAGGTCACTGCCGCCATGGGCAAATATGTGGAGGCCAGCAAGAGCTACACCGCACCGGATGTCACCGGTACGACCATTGCTTTCCCCTTTAAGATCACCAATGGCCGCGCCAACCCCATCTATGTGAACCCCAACAACTTCAAGGCCACCGTTCTCAACGATAAAGACGAGTTCATCACCAAGTATACGGCTTCCAACGGCCTGACCCTGGATGCCCCTCTGTGCGATACCAACCTGAAGAAGGGCGCCTCCGTGTCGGGTAATATCAACCTGAAGCTGGGTGCTGCTCTCGAACCGGGCCAGTCCATCGTGCTGACCTACTGCCCCGACCTGCAGTACAACGAGTACTCCCTGAACTGGAAGACCACCCGCCCAAAGGGCTGA
- a CDS encoding MATE family efflux transporter, producing MTQTAKRSPFTMNVDLMHGPIFKSLVVFMLPIFVSNLFQQLYNTVDTMIVGNVLGDTALAAIGSCGSIYELLVGFGLGIGNGLAIVAARSYGAQDHDLLKKTVAGSLVIGLIASLCITLAGAVGLRPLLVLLDTPAEILEDAYRYIIVIDYGVLVMFAYNLCAGLLRAIGNSFMPLVFLLLSSGLNILLDLLFIARMGMGVQGAAVATVISQGVSVLLCIAYVFAKVKLLLPEKTHFRVGRHLYWELFSQSICMGLMSSIVSAGSVVLQYGINGLGTLVIAGHTAARKMFMFTDMPLLSMASAGSTFVSQNCGAGQPGRVRKGMKEIYLYSVVVAVAAVLLMRVAAPWMVAFVSGSSEPIVLENGARYLLWNAPFYAVLGILLSTRYALQSLGNKVLPLFSSVIELVGKVVFVVLFIPKFGYDAVILCEPIIWCVMAAYLVAVYRHDPFVFPKQEKR from the coding sequence ATGACCCAAACCGCAAAAAGATCCCCATTTACGATGAACGTAGACCTGATGCACGGCCCCATTTTCAAGAGCCTGGTCGTCTTCATGCTGCCCATCTTCGTCTCGAACCTGTTCCAGCAGCTCTACAACACGGTGGATACCATGATCGTGGGCAATGTGCTGGGCGACACGGCACTGGCCGCCATTGGCTCCTGCGGCTCGATCTACGAGCTTCTGGTGGGCTTTGGCCTCGGCATCGGCAACGGCCTTGCCATCGTCGCAGCGCGCTCCTACGGGGCGCAGGATCACGATCTGCTCAAGAAGACGGTGGCTGGCTCCCTTGTCATCGGCCTCATTGCCTCGCTCTGCATCACGCTGGCCGGTGCGGTGGGTCTGCGCCCGCTTCTGGTGCTGCTGGACACTCCGGCAGAGATCCTCGAAGACGCCTACCGGTACATCATCGTCATCGACTACGGCGTCCTCGTCATGTTTGCCTACAACCTCTGCGCCGGTCTGCTCCGCGCCATCGGCAACAGTTTTATGCCGCTGGTCTTCCTGCTCCTCTCGTCGGGCCTGAACATCCTGCTGGACCTGCTCTTCATTGCCCGGATGGGGATGGGGGTGCAGGGCGCAGCGGTGGCTACGGTCATCTCCCAGGGCGTGTCGGTCCTGCTCTGCATCGCGTATGTGTTCGCCAAAGTCAAGCTGCTTCTCCCGGAGAAAACACACTTCCGGGTCGGCCGGCATCTGTACTGGGAGCTGTTCAGCCAGAGCATCTGCATGGGCCTGATGAGCAGCATCGTCTCGGCGGGCTCGGTCGTTTTGCAGTATGGCATCAACGGGCTGGGCACACTGGTCATCGCCGGGCACACCGCTGCCCGCAAGATGTTCATGTTCACCGATATGCCGCTGCTGAGCATGGCATCGGCGGGTTCGACCTTCGTTTCTCAGAACTGCGGCGCGGGCCAGCCGGGCCGCGTCCGCAAGGGGATGAAGGAGATCTACCTCTACTCGGTCGTCGTGGCCGTGGCTGCGGTTCTGCTGATGCGGGTGGCAGCGCCGTGGATGGTGGCCTTCGTCTCCGGCTCCAGTGAGCCCATCGTGCTTGAAAACGGTGCCCGCTATCTGCTCTGGAACGCACCGTTCTACGCGGTGCTGGGCATCCTGCTCTCCACCCGCTACGCCCTGCAGAGCCTTGGCAACAAGGTGCTGCCGCTCTTCTCCAGCGTCATCGAGCTGGTGGGCAAGGTCGTCTTCGTCGTGCTGTTCATCCCGAAGTTCGGGTACGATGCGGTCATCCTCTGTGAGCCCATCATCTGGTGCGTCATGGCAGCCTACCTTGTGGCCGTCTATCGGCACGACCCCTTCGTCTTCCCGAAACAGGAAAAGCGCTGA
- a CDS encoding helix-turn-helix domain-containing protein: protein MEFNRIIKLLRKERGITQKQAAEDLGVSQALLSHYEKGIRECGLDFVVRVADYYNVSCDYLLGRSAERNGMMLTADELPNPDKMKDNIYHGSVLPTMNKKLISNSLNVLYAKIGECHSKALTTEVSSYLMMAVAKMFRLLYSAEPHNAQSLFSVEARRWPGYADAVMRMNEANVEALLAGENVGVGEGVKDPACLSMTTESLTREFPLYTPSLLNLVKTSETRVKGLGPEQ from the coding sequence ATGGAATTCAATCGTATCATCAAGCTGCTGCGCAAGGAGCGCGGCATCACCCAGAAACAGGCAGCGGAAGACCTCGGCGTCTCGCAGGCGCTGCTCTCCCACTACGAAAAGGGTATCCGCGAGTGCGGTCTGGATTTCGTGGTCCGTGTTGCAGATTACTATAATGTGTCCTGCGATTATCTGCTGGGCCGCTCGGCCGAGCGCAACGGCATGATGCTGACCGCCGATGAGCTGCCCAACCCCGACAAGATGAAGGACAACATCTATCACGGCAGCGTGCTGCCCACCATGAACAAAAAGCTGATCTCCAACAGCCTGAACGTGCTGTACGCCAAGATCGGTGAGTGCCACAGCAAGGCCCTGACCACCGAGGTCAGCAGCTACCTGATGATGGCCGTGGCCAAGATGTTCCGACTGCTCTACTCTGCGGAACCCCACAACGCCCAGAGCCTGTTCAGCGTGGAGGCCCGCCGCTGGCCCGGCTACGCCGATGCCGTGATGCGGATGAACGAGGCCAATGTGGAGGCCCTGCTGGCCGGTGAGAACGTCGGCGTCGGCGAGGGCGTCAAGGACCCGGCCTGCCTCTCCATGACCACCGAGAGCCTGACGCGGGAGTTCCCGCTCTATACCCCCAGCCTCTTAAATCTGGTCAAGACCAGCGAGACCCGCGTCAAGGGCCTCGGCCCGGAGCAGTAA
- a CDS encoding Tat pathway signal sequence: MSQSLSRRSFLKCAGSGAVSLAAALLTGVSAAALAPCYEGEPALLDGKAAVELLGYAPAPELGSTLVYLSVENLSAKALAVGTSYLQSREMTTTEELYRLGTGLTAVCDGQPVRCGSFAAPLYGENAADASAFTLNLAAGRGAMLHCFCETPEDWNTLELTYQPDFASGQTMHFVVRRDMDEVQLGAVPTTPAEVGSVVDL; this comes from the coding sequence ATGTCACAATCTCTGTCCCGCCGCTCGTTCCTGAAATGTGCCGGCTCTGGTGCAGTCAGTCTGGCGGCTGCCCTGCTCACCGGTGTTTCGGCTGCAGCGCTGGCCCCCTGCTACGAGGGCGAACCGGCCCTGCTGGACGGCAAGGCCGCTGTGGAGCTGCTGGGCTATGCCCCCGCGCCGGAACTGGGCAGCACCCTGGTGTATCTGTCGGTGGAGAACCTCTCGGCAAAGGCGCTGGCCGTGGGCACGAGCTATCTGCAGAGCCGCGAGATGACCACGACCGAAGAGCTGTACCGCCTGGGCACCGGCTTAACGGCCGTCTGCGACGGCCAGCCTGTGCGCTGCGGCAGCTTTGCAGCCCCGCTCTATGGCGAGAACGCGGCGGATGCCTCGGCCTTTACGCTGAATCTGGCCGCAGGGCGCGGGGCCATGCTCCACTGCTTCTGCGAGACGCCGGAGGACTGGAACACGCTGGAGCTGACCTACCAGCCCGATTTTGCCTCCGGCCAGACGATGCACTTTGTGGTGCGCCGGGACATGGACGAAGTCCAGCTGGGCGCGGTGCCCACGACCCCTGCCGAGGTCGGCAGCGTCGTGGACCTGTAA
- a CDS encoding DUF3048 domain-containing protein yields the protein MKISRRSVLRYTGLTAAWLTLTGCAPTGNASLGGCLPGWLKKVLRVPSSDASSASSSAASSAASSAASSEAAASSELAASSLPGVEQPEAAGSALPAYDADPLTGEARSTDGRIVGVMVNNICNSERQNARPQRGIGSADLLIESKVEGGITRFCALYSNVNNIPEIGPIRSGRDQFLQLLMPWNALYYHDGESIFCTQFIHVYNYSGLNIGGKNYFNTPVHPHVAHRIKRNENVAYEHTEFTSAKEIRQAAADAGIGLTYPYEGTFFRFADYRTDAVNDLADTPSARSILITYSASYKTSFAYNSWNRNYKMSMYSSRTKKFESAVDELTGKQLTFANVVVCFANIAAYAGDSHDVQEVQYVEGGQAYLFTSGGVQTGRWEKDHPTHPIRLYTDAGEEMTLNRGKTYFALVDNDEWSNFSYQ from the coding sequence ATGAAAATTTCTCGACGGTCCGTACTTCGTTACACAGGTCTGACTGCGGCCTGGCTGACCCTGACCGGCTGCGCCCCCACCGGGAATGCGAGCCTTGGCGGCTGCCTGCCCGGCTGGCTGAAAAAGGTGCTGCGCGTGCCTTCGTCTGACGCCTCTTCGGCCAGCTCATCGGCTGCATCTTCGGCAGCCTCTTCGGCGGCGTCCAGCGAGGCCGCTGCATCGTCTGAGCTGGCGGCATCCTCGCTGCCGGGCGTCGAACAGCCGGAGGCTGCGGGCAGCGCGCTGCCCGCCTACGACGCCGACCCGCTGACTGGCGAGGCCCGCAGCACCGACGGCCGCATCGTGGGCGTCATGGTCAACAACATCTGCAATTCCGAGCGGCAGAACGCCCGCCCGCAGCGCGGCATTGGTTCGGCCGACCTGCTCATTGAGAGCAAGGTCGAGGGCGGCATCACCCGCTTCTGCGCGCTCTATTCCAATGTGAACAACATCCCGGAGATCGGCCCCATCCGCTCCGGCCGCGACCAGTTCCTGCAGCTGCTCATGCCCTGGAATGCACTGTACTACCACGACGGCGAGAGCATCTTCTGCACCCAGTTCATCCACGTGTACAACTACTCCGGCCTGAACATCGGCGGCAAAAATTACTTCAATACGCCGGTCCATCCGCATGTGGCCCACCGCATCAAGCGAAATGAGAACGTCGCCTACGAGCACACCGAGTTCACCTCGGCCAAGGAAATCAGGCAGGCGGCTGCTGACGCCGGCATCGGCCTGACCTATCCGTACGAGGGCACCTTCTTCCGCTTTGCCGACTACCGCACCGATGCCGTGAACGACCTGGCCGACACGCCCTCGGCCCGGAGCATCCTCATCACCTATTCGGCCAGCTATAAGACGAGCTTTGCCTACAACAGCTGGAACCGGAACTATAAGATGTCCATGTACAGCAGCCGCACCAAGAAATTCGAGTCTGCGGTGGACGAGCTGACCGGCAAACAGCTGACCTTTGCGAACGTCGTGGTCTGCTTTGCCAACATCGCTGCCTACGCAGGCGACTCCCACGATGTGCAGGAAGTCCAGTACGTCGAGGGCGGACAGGCCTATCTCTTCACCAGCGGCGGCGTCCAGACGGGCCGTTGGGAGAAGGATCATCCCACCCATCCCATCCGGCTCTACACCGACGCAGGCGAAGAGATGACCCTGAACCGGGGCAAGACCTACTTCGCCCTTGTGGATAACGATGAGTGGAGCAACTTCAGCTATCAGTAA
- the hisF gene encoding imidazole glycerol phosphate synthase subunit HisF, whose translation MITKRIIPCLDVRNGRVVKGTNFEGIRDVADPVEMARLYNAAGADELVFYDITASFEGRALFTDILTQVASEIFIPLTVGGGIHTLEDFDRVLKCGADKVSVNSGALQDPGLIPAAAQRYGDQCVVLSADVKRVNGQFRVFAKGGREDTGRDALDWIAWCTEHGAGEVCLNSIDTDGVRNGFDLEMLDAVAARVHVPIIASGGAGKKEDFLELFHHKGIDAGLAAGIFHQKLLSIADLKAYLNENGIEMRV comes from the coding sequence ATGATAACGAAACGCATCATTCCCTGCCTGGACGTGCGGAATGGCCGGGTGGTCAAGGGCACGAACTTTGAGGGCATCCGGGATGTGGCCGACCCTGTGGAGATGGCCCGGCTCTACAACGCCGCCGGGGCCGATGAACTGGTGTTCTACGACATCACGGCCAGCTTTGAGGGCCGCGCCCTCTTCACCGATATCCTCACCCAGGTGGCGAGTGAGATCTTCATCCCGCTGACGGTGGGCGGCGGCATCCACACGCTGGAGGATTTCGACCGGGTGCTCAAGTGCGGGGCTGACAAGGTCAGCGTCAACTCCGGTGCGCTGCAGGACCCCGGCCTGATCCCGGCGGCCGCCCAGCGCTACGGCGACCAGTGCGTCGTCCTCTCCGCCGACGTCAAGCGGGTGAACGGCCAGTTCCGCGTCTTTGCCAAGGGCGGGCGCGAGGACACCGGCCGCGATGCGCTGGACTGGATCGCCTGGTGCACCGAGCACGGGGCCGGGGAGGTCTGCCTGAACAGCATCGACACCGACGGTGTGCGGAACGGCTTCGACCTCGAAATGCTGGACGCCGTGGCCGCGCGGGTGCATGTGCCCATTATCGCCAGCGGCGGCGCAGGCAAAAAGGAAGATTTTCTGGAACTGTTCCACCACAAGGGCATCGACGCGGGCCTTGCGGCGGGCATCTTCCACCAGAAACTGCTCTCCATTGCCGACCTGAAAGCCTACCTGAACGAAAATGGCATCGAAATGCGGGTCTAA
- a CDS encoding twin-arginine translocation signal domain-containing protein — MSNKISRRAFLKVTGVSALALGAASMLGGCQSSSGSVEVKVGDKVSNWNNLGVQLSSVFTLSDAPDVAGHQYVAVLVTAVNRSKTDSMAIGAQNIAEIDAAYPLTDEASRAANTAPYFHALSASTTDFTVTVDGQAAEAGAYVSLYDAATESFSDAPSLPPQGTGYIELVCMVPAGWQQMTVTYNPTFASGKSITFVMSASDLKNS, encoded by the coding sequence ATGTCGAACAAGATTTCCCGCCGCGCTTTTCTGAAGGTCACCGGCGTTTCTGCGCTTGCACTGGGTGCCGCATCCATGCTGGGCGGCTGCCAGTCTTCCAGCGGCTCTGTCGAGGTGAAGGTCGGCGATAAGGTCAGCAACTGGAACAACCTGGGCGTCCAGCTGTCCAGCGTCTTCACGCTGTCCGATGCACCCGATGTGGCTGGCCACCAGTATGTCGCCGTTCTGGTCACGGCTGTCAACCGCTCCAAGACCGACAGCATGGCCATCGGCGCACAGAACATCGCGGAGATCGACGCCGCCTATCCCCTGACCGATGAGGCGTCCCGCGCCGCCAACACCGCCCCCTACTTCCACGCGCTGTCCGCTTCCACCACCGACTTCACCGTCACCGTGGACGGCCAGGCTGCCGAGGCCGGCGCTTACGTCTCCCTGTACGACGCCGCCACGGAGAGCTTCTCCGATGCGCCCAGCCTGCCCCCGCAGGGCACCGGCTACATTGAGCTGGTCTGCATGGTGCCCGCCGGCTGGCAGCAGATGACCGTGACCTACAACCCCACCTTCGCATCCGGCAAGAGCATCACCTTTGTGATGAGCGCTTCCGACCTGAAGAACAGCTGA
- a CDS encoding Hsp20/alpha crystallin family protein, with protein sequence MLMPTVFHENLFDDFFDPFWNDAALERMMNREARDTFGKRGANMMKTDVKQTDNGYEMAVDLPGCKKEDVQMDLNDGYLTIQAVRSHSNDEKDKEGRYLRRESFSGTCARSFYVGDVKKEDIHAKFEDGVLHVELPAPQQTKALPENPNLIAIE encoded by the coding sequence ATGCTTATGCCGACTGTTTTCCATGAAAACCTGTTCGATGATTTCTTCGATCCGTTCTGGAATGACGCTGCACTGGAACGTATGATGAACCGTGAGGCTCGTGATACCTTTGGTAAGCGCGGTGCAAACATGATGAAGACCGATGTCAAACAGACGGACAACGGCTACGAGATGGCCGTTGACCTGCCGGGCTGCAAGAAGGAAGACGTTCAGATGGATCTGAACGACGGCTACCTGACCATTCAGGCAGTGCGCAGCCACAGCAATGACGAAAAGGACAAAGAGGGCCGCTATCTGCGGCGCGAATCCTTCTCTGGCACCTGCGCCCGCAGCTTCTATGTGGGCGATGTGAAGAAGGAAGACATCCACGCAAAGTTCGAGGACGGCGTCCTGCACGTCGAGCTGCCTGCTCCTCAGCAGACGAAGGCTTTGCCTGAGAACCCGAATCTGATTGCGATCGAGTAA
- a CDS encoding PHP domain-containing protein — translation MADYRKSSVHCHSTMCDGRNTLQEMASAACAQGLTTLGFSGHSYTQRDREYCMSPSRTAQYKATIAKLKAEYRGKVDILCGIEWDVLSEDKPENYDYWIGAAHHLYGKNTGRYYEIDFRPQDLHDCIFDDFDGDPLAAVEAYYAEVAKVAAKGPDILAHIDLIKKLNGEGEFFDEESPRYKAAALKALAVAKEHDCRLEVNTGGVYRGYRKDFYPGAWLLGEWQKMGGRVIITADAHDTASLTFDFDEAAAALRAAGFTQVDVLTVNGFEAQEL, via the coding sequence ATGGCAGATTACAGGAAGTCCAGCGTGCATTGCCACTCGACAATGTGCGACGGCAGAAATACGTTGCAGGAGATGGCCAGCGCTGCTTGTGCGCAGGGTCTGACTACACTGGGCTTCTCCGGCCATAGCTACACCCAGCGCGACCGCGAATACTGCATGAGCCCCAGCCGCACCGCGCAGTACAAGGCCACCATCGCCAAGCTCAAGGCGGAGTACCGGGGCAAGGTGGACATCCTCTGCGGCATCGAGTGGGACGTGCTGAGTGAGGATAAGCCCGAAAACTACGATTACTGGATCGGCGCCGCGCATCATCTGTACGGCAAGAACACCGGCCGGTATTACGAGATCGACTTCCGCCCGCAGGACCTGCACGACTGCATCTTCGATGACTTCGACGGCGACCCGCTGGCTGCAGTCGAGGCCTACTATGCCGAGGTGGCAAAGGTGGCGGCCAAAGGCCCAGACATCCTGGCCCACATCGACCTCATCAAGAAGCTGAACGGCGAGGGCGAGTTCTTCGACGAGGAGTCTCCCCGCTACAAGGCCGCTGCCCTCAAGGCGCTGGCCGTGGCCAAAGAGCATGACTGCCGCCTGGAAGTGAACACCGGCGGCGTCTACCGCGGCTACCGCAAGGATTTCTACCCCGGTGCCTGGCTGCTGGGCGAGTGGCAGAAGATGGGCGGCAGAGTCATCATCACGGCCGATGCCCACGACACGGCCAGCCTGACCTTCGACTTTGACGAAGCAGCCGCTGCCCTCCGGGCCGCAGGCTTCACCCAGGTGGATGTGCTCACCGTCAACGGCTTCGAAGCACAGGAACTGTAA
- a CDS encoding DUF3048 domain-containing protein encodes MKFWKRTALCLALCAALLTGCVPAADTASSAAPTDPLTGQEALWPGQRPVAVTIENETSSTTQWGLSSASLVLEALTEPQSATSLCLVYPAVDAVPQVGPVAAGQDLYWRLLVGQQVLPVQRGGGAFDQNYLDYYSLRAVDALEVGTNAFTCDTTWTSHPLWRTSGNALAGVLRSLNISSALSESRLTDAASSAAGESESEASPTLSVPPLLPQQTEGKLPDASAADAARVQVQFGADNATGFVYDADSGTYKMLHADGTPQLDANNSQQAGFDNLLILFSASSLRDDGLTLDYDLSMGGGVWLNGGHLWTLTWTQGSDSTFAFYDADGRPFNLLAGRSYLALVSSLTGQELTVTNSAGEALTAASAP; translated from the coding sequence ATGAAATTTTGGAAGCGGACTGCTTTGTGCCTTGCGCTCTGCGCCGCGCTGCTGACCGGCTGCGTTCCCGCTGCGGACACCGCCTCTTCGGCGGCTCCCACCGACCCGCTCACCGGGCAGGAAGCGCTCTGGCCGGGGCAGCGCCCGGTGGCCGTCACGATCGAGAATGAGACGTCCAGCACCACCCAGTGGGGGCTTTCCTCGGCATCTCTGGTGCTGGAAGCTCTGACCGAGCCCCAGAGCGCCACCAGCCTGTGCCTGGTCTACCCGGCCGTGGATGCTGTGCCGCAGGTCGGCCCGGTGGCCGCCGGGCAGGACCTTTACTGGCGGCTGCTCGTGGGGCAGCAGGTGCTGCCCGTCCAGCGCGGCGGCGGCGCCTTTGACCAGAACTATCTGGACTATTACTCCCTGCGCGCGGTCGATGCGCTGGAAGTGGGCACCAACGCCTTCACCTGCGACACCACCTGGACCAGCCACCCGCTGTGGCGCACCAGCGGCAATGCGCTGGCCGGGGTGCTGCGCAGCCTGAACATCTCCTCCGCCCTGTCGGAGTCCCGCCTGACCGACGCTGCTTCCAGCGCCGCCGGGGAGAGCGAGAGCGAAGCATCCCCCACCCTGTCCGTCCCGCCGCTGCTGCCCCAGCAGACGGAAGGCAAGCTGCCCGACGCCTCCGCTGCCGATGCCGCCCGCGTTCAGGTCCAGTTCGGTGCGGACAACGCCACCGGCTTTGTTTACGACGCTGACAGCGGCACCTACAAAATGCTCCATGCCGACGGCACCCCCCAGTTGGATGCCAACAACAGCCAGCAGGCCGGTTTTGACAACCTGCTCATTCTGTTCAGCGCCTCTTCCCTGCGGGACGACGGCCTCACGCTGGACTACGACCTGAGCATGGGCGGCGGCGTCTGGCTCAACGGCGGGCATCTATGGACCCTGACCTGGACGCAGGGCAGCGACTCCACCTTCGCCTTTTACGATGCCGACGGCCGGCCCTTCAACCTGCTGGCCGGCCGGAGCTATCTGGCCCTCGTTTCCAGCCTGACCGGTCAGGAACTCACCGTGACCAATTCCGCCGGGGAAGCCCTGACCGCCGCATCGGCCCCCTGA